The proteins below come from a single Erythrobacter sp. SG61-1L genomic window:
- a CDS encoding molybdopterin-binding protein has product MGKGERIWTAALVVIGDEILSGRTQDKNIAQVASWLQVQGIRLTEVRVVPDVMEAIVEAVNALRVKHDYLFTTGGIGPTHDDITVDAIAAALGVEVIVHPEARKILEDYYATRGGLNEGRLRMARVPAGSDLIPNRMSGAPGIHVENIFVMAGVPTICAQMLDGLTGTLEGGAPLLTETIGCWVAESEVANLLREVEAAHEGCQIGSYPFFREGKTGANFVIRSTDPETLRSAVDTLCEGLGELGKDFTPGGI; this is encoded by the coding sequence ATGGGCAAGGGTGAACGAATCTGGACAGCTGCGCTGGTCGTGATCGGCGACGAGATCCTGTCAGGCCGCACGCAGGACAAGAACATCGCACAGGTGGCCAGCTGGCTGCAGGTGCAGGGCATTCGCCTCACCGAGGTACGAGTGGTGCCCGATGTGATGGAAGCCATTGTCGAGGCCGTGAATGCACTGCGCGTGAAGCATGATTACCTGTTCACCACCGGAGGCATTGGCCCCACGCATGACGACATCACGGTGGACGCCATCGCCGCCGCGCTGGGCGTGGAAGTGATCGTCCACCCCGAAGCGCGCAAGATCCTGGAAGATTACTACGCCACGCGCGGCGGCCTCAATGAAGGGCGCCTGCGCATGGCCCGCGTGCCTGCCGGCTCTGACCTGATTCCCAATCGCATGTCGGGCGCGCCCGGCATCCATGTGGAGAACATCTTCGTGATGGCGGGCGTGCCCACCATCTGCGCCCAGATGCTTGATGGGCTGACCGGCACGCTGGAAGGCGGCGCCCCGCTGCTCACTGAAACCATCGGCTGCTGGGTTGCCGAAAGCGAAGTCGCCAACCTGTTGCGCGAGGTCGAAGCCGCACACGAAGGTTGCCAGATCGGCAGCTATCCCTTCTTCCGTGAGGGGAAGACCGGCGCCAATTTCGTAATCCGTTCGACCGATCCGGAAACCCTGCGCAGCGCAGTGGACACACTGTGCGAGGGGCTGGGCGAACTGGGCAAGGATTTCACGCCGGGAGGTATCTAG
- a CDS encoding NAD(P)/FAD-dependent oxidoreductase, producing the protein MAGDVDVLIVGAGISGISMAAHMKMLCPHRSYAMVDRRERLGGTWDLFRYPGIRSDSDMHSFGFRFEPWIHEQSIADGPNILEYLERVVDKYGIRPNMEFGQKVVSADFHSAEALWHVELEDAGGHRSHRTASFLYLGSGYYDYDNPYDAGFAGREDFRGTIVHPQFWPEGLDYKGKKVVIVGSGATAVTILPAMAKDAAHVTMLQRTPTWMGARPQKDAVANFLRKVLPQRLAYRITRFKNIRMHNFIFKRARAKPEKIAGFLTRNAQKALGPAWNAKDFVPPYNPWEQRLCLVPDGDLFEAVKSGKASIVTDRIERFDATGIQLESGEHLDADIIVTATGLALTMGGKIAVSVDGQTADWAQHWFYRGCMFSNMANFAVVFGYLNASWTLRADNTASYVCNVLNRMEALGADTVYPALPDESVLVEDDVFNYSSGYIQRARHMMPKSAAELPWRLNMDYLADAKDFRERPVDDGVLAFEKAGNAIAQAAE; encoded by the coding sequence ATGGCAGGCGACGTAGATGTCCTGATCGTCGGCGCCGGTATTTCCGGCATTTCGATGGCCGCGCATATGAAGATGCTGTGCCCGCATCGCAGCTATGCAATGGTCGACCGGCGGGAGAGGCTGGGAGGCACGTGGGATTTGTTCCGCTATCCCGGCATCCGGTCCGACAGCGACATGCACAGTTTCGGTTTCCGCTTCGAACCCTGGATTCACGAGCAATCCATCGCCGACGGGCCGAACATCCTCGAATATCTTGAGCGGGTGGTCGACAAATACGGCATCCGCCCGAACATGGAATTCGGGCAGAAAGTGGTCAGTGCCGATTTCCATTCTGCCGAAGCGCTGTGGCATGTCGAACTGGAAGATGCAGGTGGCCATCGCAGCCATCGCACTGCCTCCTTCCTCTATCTCGGCTCAGGCTATTACGATTACGACAATCCCTATGATGCCGGCTTTGCGGGCCGGGAGGATTTCCGGGGCACTATCGTCCACCCGCAATTCTGGCCGGAAGGGCTGGACTACAAGGGTAAGAAGGTAGTGATCGTCGGGTCGGGCGCCACGGCAGTGACGATCCTGCCCGCCATGGCGAAAGATGCCGCCCATGTGACCATGCTGCAGCGCACGCCCACATGGATGGGTGCCCGCCCGCAGAAGGATGCCGTCGCCAATTTCCTGCGCAAGGTGCTGCCGCAGCGGCTCGCCTACCGGATCACCCGGTTCAAGAATATCCGCATGCACAATTTCATCTTCAAGCGGGCGCGGGCCAAGCCGGAGAAGATCGCAGGCTTCCTTACCCGCAACGCGCAAAAGGCCCTTGGCCCGGCATGGAACGCGAAGGACTTCGTGCCACCCTACAATCCGTGGGAACAGCGCCTGTGCCTGGTGCCCGACGGCGATCTGTTCGAGGCCGTAAAATCCGGCAAAGCCTCCATCGTCACCGACCGGATCGAGCGGTTCGACGCCACCGGCATCCAGCTGGAAAGCGGCGAGCACCTCGATGCGGATATCATCGTCACCGCCACCGGCCTTGCCCTGACCATGGGCGGCAAGATTGCTGTGAGCGTGGATGGGCAGACCGCCGACTGGGCGCAGCACTGGTTCTATCGCGGCTGCATGTTCTCCAACATGGCCAACTTCGCCGTGGTGTTCGGCTATCTCAACGCATCCTGGACACTGCGGGCCGACAATACGGCAAGCTACGTCTGCAACGTGCTCAACCGCATGGAGGCGCTGGGGGCAGACACGGTCTATCCCGCCCTGCCGGATGAAAGTGTGTTGGTGGAGGATGACGTGTTCAATTACTCGTCCGGCTATATCCAGCGCGCACGGCACATGATGCCCAAGAGCGCTGCCGAACTGCCCTGGCGGCTGAACATGGATTACCTCGCCGATGCGAAGGACTTTCGCGAACGGCCGGTGGACGATGGCGTGCTGGCCTTTGAAAAGGCTGGAAATGCAATAGCGCAAGCTGCGGAGTAG
- a CDS encoding magnesium and cobalt transport protein CorA, with the protein MTIVAARRYSAGKVTVPALDLEHCDLPTADGEFDWIGVADPSEDELVLLQHRYGLHPLAIEDALTRGAPAKAEAFGTMLFVMTCTAALEEQEGIAYGQTAIFLDKHFIITVRQGSARAHTALRQQLEAMPERLAEGPDVVLHGLLDYLVDGYGPLLDSLDKAVEEMEEGAIVGFPDQARIRRIFRLRRRLRRFESNVRHMEEVAGKLASASLPAIDKKARPYFNDIHDHVRHSLSRARGLNETLGSIVEVASLLEQNRQGAITRQLAAWAAILGVPTALAGVYGMNFDFMPELHWHYGYFAVTGLMLTICLGLFWRFRRIGWL; encoded by the coding sequence ATGACGATTGTCGCGGCAAGGCGCTATTCGGCGGGCAAGGTAACGGTGCCCGCGCTCGATCTCGAGCATTGCGACCTGCCGACTGCCGATGGCGAGTTCGACTGGATCGGCGTGGCGGACCCCAGCGAGGACGAGCTGGTCCTGCTCCAGCACCGCTATGGGCTGCATCCGCTGGCGATCGAGGATGCGCTGACGCGCGGCGCCCCAGCCAAGGCGGAAGCTTTCGGTACCATGCTGTTCGTGATGACCTGCACGGCCGCTCTCGAAGAGCAGGAAGGCATTGCCTATGGACAGACTGCGATCTTCCTCGACAAGCATTTCATCATCACCGTCCGTCAGGGCAGTGCCCGTGCGCACACCGCGCTGCGCCAGCAACTGGAAGCAATGCCGGAGCGGCTGGCTGAAGGGCCGGACGTGGTGCTGCACGGTCTGCTGGACTATCTGGTGGATGGATACGGCCCCTTGCTCGACAGTCTCGACAAGGCGGTCGAGGAAATGGAGGAAGGCGCCATTGTCGGCTTCCCGGATCAGGCGCGTATCCGTCGCATATTCCGCCTGCGCCGCAGGCTCCGCCGGTTCGAAAGCAATGTGCGCCATATGGAGGAAGTGGCAGGCAAGCTCGCCTCGGCCAGCCTGCCGGCCATCGACAAGAAGGCACGGCCTTACTTCAACGACATTCACGATCATGTGCGCCACAGCCTCAGCCGGGCGCGGGGTTTGAACGAGACTCTTGGCAGCATCGTGGAAGTGGCCAGCCTGCTCGAACAGAACCGGCAGGGCGCGATTACTCGCCAGCTTGCCGCCTGGGCTGCGATCCTGGGTGTGCCCACTGCTCTGGCCGGGGTCTATGGCATGAACTTCGACTTCATGCCTGAACTGCACTGGCACTATGGCTATTTCGCCGTGACCGGACTGATGCTGACGATCTGCCTCGGCCTTTTCTGGCGCTTCCGCCGGATCGGCTGGCTCTGA
- the folD gene encoding bifunctional methylenetetrahydrofolate dehydrogenase/methenyltetrahydrofolate cyclohydrolase FolD, with amino-acid sequence MADIIDGRAVARKLDEETAAEVRAMTEAGLPRPGLAVVLVGSDPASEVYVGRKIKGCEKTGILSVEHRMPEQTTQEELLALIATLNADPSVHGILVQVPLPRHIDTGLVLRAILPSKDVDGFHPVNVGRLSTGTGGIVPCTPLGVTKLLDTVFDDLTGLDVVVIGKSNIVGKPIAMLLLEREATVTVTHIETKDLPGLCRKADIIIAAAGAPRLVKGDWVKEGAVIIDVGITRQKNEDGTTKLVGDVAFDEVQHARAVTPVPGGVGPMTISCLLANTVQAAKEQLSGKSSDGFQIDWDDLPDRSMIFGQSED; translated from the coding sequence ATGGCCGACATTATCGACGGGCGCGCCGTAGCGCGCAAGCTTGACGAGGAAACCGCCGCCGAAGTGCGCGCGATGACCGAGGCGGGTCTGCCTCGCCCCGGTCTCGCCGTGGTGCTGGTGGGCAGCGATCCGGCAAGCGAAGTCTATGTCGGCCGCAAGATCAAGGGCTGCGAGAAGACGGGCATCCTGTCGGTCGAGCATCGCATGCCCGAACAGACCACGCAGGAAGAGCTGCTGGCCCTGATCGCCACGCTGAACGCCGATCCTTCCGTGCACGGCATTCTGGTTCAGGTGCCTCTGCCCCGGCATATCGACACCGGCCTGGTGCTGCGCGCCATCCTTCCTTCCAAGGATGTCGACGGCTTCCACCCGGTGAATGTGGGCCGCCTGTCCACCGGCACGGGCGGCATCGTGCCCTGCACTCCGCTGGGCGTGACCAAGCTGCTCGATACGGTGTTCGACGATCTGACCGGTCTCGATGTGGTGGTGATCGGCAAGTCCAACATCGTCGGCAAACCTATCGCCATGCTCCTGCTCGAACGGGAGGCGACCGTTACGGTCACTCATATCGAGACGAAGGATCTGCCGGGCCTGTGCCGCAAGGCCGATATCATCATCGCTGCCGCCGGCGCTCCGCGTCTGGTGAAGGGCGACTGGGTGAAGGAAGGCGCCGTAATCATCGACGTGGGCATCACTCGCCAGAAGAACGAAGACGGCACCACCAAGCTGGTGGGCGACGTGGCGTTCGACGAGGTGCAGCACGCTCGCGCGGTCACTCCGGTGCCCGGCGGCGTCGGCCCGATGACCATTTCCTGTCTGCTGGCCAACACTGTGCAGGCCGCCAAGGAACAGCTTTCGGGCAAGAGCAGCGACGGCTTCCAGATCGACTGGGACGATCTGCCCGATCGTTCGATGATCTTCGGCCAGTCGGAAGACTGA
- a CDS encoding methylenetetrahydrofolate reductase, whose amino-acid sequence MSYAAIHPDWEKSRANMVDGYSLEMTAKEIEGLKEAASKIRPGTQIAVTFLPGEEMSQRVECAKLVRDLGFEPIVHLSARRFTSEAELEQYLSDITSQAAVKRVFIIAGDPPEPEGPYSDSLQIIETGLLEKYGIEIVGIGGHPEGHPNVSKPDLWIWMEKKIEAIRSRGMTPLVVTQFAFDDDAIVEWVKEMRGRGIDVPVRLGIPGPAGIKRLLGFAKRCGVGASASVMKKYGISLTNLIGSAGPDKLVNSLDKGLTEEAGRVRLHFYPFGALTASADWINGYADKH is encoded by the coding sequence ATGTCCTACGCCGCCATCCATCCCGACTGGGAAAAATCGCGCGCCAACATGGTCGACGGTTATTCGCTCGAAATGACGGCGAAGGAAATCGAAGGCCTCAAGGAAGCCGCATCGAAGATCCGTCCCGGCACCCAGATCGCCGTGACCTTCCTGCCCGGCGAGGAAATGAGCCAGCGCGTCGAATGCGCCAAGCTGGTGCGTGACCTCGGCTTCGAACCGATCGTCCACCTTTCTGCCCGCCGCTTCACTTCTGAAGCCGAGCTTGAGCAGTATCTGTCGGACATCACCAGTCAGGCTGCCGTGAAGCGCGTCTTCATCATCGCGGGCGACCCGCCGGAGCCGGAAGGCCCCTATTCGGACTCGCTGCAGATCATCGAGACCGGCCTGCTTGAAAAGTACGGCATCGAAATCGTTGGCATCGGCGGCCACCCTGAAGGCCACCCGAATGTCTCCAAGCCCGATCTGTGGATCTGGATGGAAAAGAAGATCGAAGCGATCCGCAGCCGCGGCATGACCCCGCTGGTCGTGACCCAGTTCGCGTTCGACGATGATGCCATTGTCGAATGGGTGAAGGAAATGCGCGGTCGCGGCATCGACGTGCCTGTGCGCCTCGGCATCCCCGGCCCCGCTGGCATCAAGCGCCTGCTGGGCTTCGCCAAGCGCTGCGGCGTGGGTGCATCGGCTTCTGTTATGAAGAAGTACGGCATCTCGCTGACCAACCTCATCGGCAGCGCCGGCCCGGACAAGCTGGTCAACTCGCTCGACAAGGGCCTGACCGAAGAAGCCGGCCGCGTTCGCCTGCACTTCTACCCGTTCGGCGCGCTAACCGCGTCTGCCGACTGGATCAACGGCTACGCCGACAAACACTAA
- a CDS encoding alpha/beta hydrolase encodes MLILLPGLICDASIYAAQTAAFADAKAIDGYGTADSLEEMARVALSQCPERFDLFGHSMGGRVALEVFRLAPERVRRLALVSTGMHSVKPGEREKRQVLIDIGREKGVEALVDAWLPPMVAPERLEEEELMAPMRDMCIRAGTQVFEAQIAALLGRPEVESLLPTISCPTLVMTGSKDGWSGPAQHEEIAAAIPTSELVIVPGSGHMIMAEAPDAVNAAIADWLARPAND; translated from the coding sequence ATGCTGATCCTGCTGCCAGGCCTGATTTGCGATGCGAGCATTTATGCCGCGCAAACGGCCGCTTTTGCTGATGCGAAGGCCATCGATGGCTATGGAACCGCGGATTCCCTTGAAGAGATGGCGCGCGTCGCGCTCAGCCAGTGCCCGGAGCGATTCGACCTGTTCGGCCATTCCATGGGTGGACGCGTGGCGCTGGAAGTGTTCAGACTGGCACCGGAACGCGTTCGGCGACTCGCCCTTGTCAGCACGGGGATGCACTCCGTTAAGCCGGGCGAGCGTGAGAAGCGCCAGGTGCTGATCGATATCGGGCGGGAAAAGGGCGTGGAAGCCCTGGTCGATGCCTGGCTCCCTCCGATGGTCGCACCTGAACGTCTGGAGGAAGAGGAACTGATGGCCCCCATGCGCGACATGTGCATCCGCGCCGGCACGCAAGTGTTCGAAGCGCAGATCGCCGCGCTGCTGGGGCGCCCCGAGGTGGAAAGCCTCCTGCCCACTATTAGCTGTCCCACTCTGGTCATGACCGGTTCGAAGGACGGCTGGAGCGGCCCCGCGCAGCATGAAGAGATCGCGGCAGCCATTCCGACCTCGGAACTCGTCATCGTTCCGGGCTCCGGCCATATGATCATGGCCGAAGCGCCCGACGCGGTGAACGCAGCGATCGCCGACTGGCTCGCCCGGCCGGCAAACGATTAA
- a CDS encoding aminomethyltransferase family protein has translation MSEQTLQQKLDSVDNVVDFLRNQQVGPNVYPGVPAEYSNWRNEQRAWSESAVLFNQSYHMVELYVTGPDAFAMLNYLGINSFKNFTVNKAKQWVPVTPDGYVIGDVILFYLDEETFSLVGRAPAIEWAEYHASTGKWNVKVERDERTALRTDGKRKNYRFQLQGPNAMKVLEKAMGTTPPDIKFFNMAHIDISGKDVIALRHGMAGQPGYELFGPWDDYAAVHGALVEAGKEFGLTLVGGRAYSSNTLESGWLPSPLPATYTGDDEISKGFREWASANSYAGKCSIGGSYIPESIEGYYLTPWDIGYGIIVKFDHDFVGREALEKMAEQKHKQKVTLALDPEDVNRVMSSMFAKGDRAKYFEFPSAVYAMHPFDEVKCDGKVIGVSTWIGYSSNEGAMLSIGMIDPDFAEFGKEVTLVWGEPNGGTTKPTVEPHVQTEIKAIVSPVPYSAVARNAYADSWRQSGKGANA, from the coding sequence ATGAGTGAGCAAACCCTTCAGCAGAAGCTGGATTCGGTCGACAACGTCGTCGACTTCCTGCGCAACCAGCAGGTCGGCCCGAACGTCTATCCGGGCGTGCCGGCAGAATATTCCAACTGGCGCAACGAACAGCGCGCCTGGTCGGAAAGCGCCGTTCTGTTCAACCAGTCCTACCACATGGTCGAACTCTATGTGACCGGCCCCGACGCTTTCGCGATGCTCAACTACCTGGGCATCAACAGCTTCAAGAACTTCACCGTGAACAAGGCCAAGCAGTGGGTTCCCGTGACCCCCGACGGCTATGTGATCGGTGACGTGATCCTGTTCTACCTGGATGAAGAGACCTTCAGCCTGGTCGGCCGCGCTCCGGCTATCGAATGGGCCGAATACCACGCCTCGACCGGCAAGTGGAACGTGAAGGTGGAACGCGACGAGCGCACCGCCCTGCGTACCGACGGCAAGCGCAAGAACTATCGCTTCCAGCTTCAGGGCCCGAACGCCATGAAGGTGCTGGAAAAGGCGATGGGCACCACCCCGCCCGACATCAAGTTCTTCAACATGGCCCACATCGACATCTCTGGTAAGGACGTGATCGCGCTCCGCCACGGCATGGCCGGTCAGCCGGGTTACGAACTGTTCGGCCCCTGGGACGATTACGCAGCCGTTCACGGTGCGCTGGTGGAAGCCGGCAAGGAATTCGGCCTGACCCTCGTCGGCGGCCGCGCCTATTCGTCGAACACCCTGGAATCGGGCTGGCTGCCTTCGCCGCTGCCCGCCACCTACACCGGTGACGACGAAATCTCGAAGGGCTTCCGCGAGTGGGCTTCGGCCAACTCCTATGCCGGCAAGTGCTCGATCGGCGGTTCCTACATTCCGGAAAGCATCGAAGGCTACTACCTGACCCCCTGGGATATCGGTTACGGCATCATCGTGAAGTTCGATCATGACTTCGTGGGCCGCGAAGCCCTCGAAAAGATGGCCGAACAGAAGCACAAGCAGAAGGTCACCCTCGCGCTCGATCCGGAAGACGTGAACCGCGTCATGAGCTCGATGTTCGCCAAGGGCGACCGCGCCAAGTACTTCGAATTCCCGAGCGCCGTGTACGCAATGCACCCGTTCGACGAAGTTAAGTGCGACGGCAAGGTGATCGGCGTTTCGACCTGGATTGGCTATTCGTCGAACGAAGGCGCGATGCTCTCGATCGGCATGATCGATCCGGACTTCGCCGAATTCGGCAAGGAAGTGACGCTGGTTTGGGGTGAACCCAACGGCGGCACCACCAAGCCGACCGTCGAGCCGCACGTGCAGACCGAAATCAAGGCGATCGTCTCGCCGGTGCCGTACTCGGCCGTGGCGCGTAACGCCTATGCCGACAGCTGGCGCCAGTCGGGCAAGGGCGCCAACGCCTGA
- a CDS encoding DUF6152 family protein, producing MNKRSGILAAALAFAVPLAIAAPAMAHHSFAMFDQKKVMTLVGTVTEFQWTNPHAFIEIDVPSGGKVTHWSIELNSPNNLKRQGWSRTSLKTGDKITLRMNPLRDGKKGGLFLDLKKADGKVLDSGLPKDGTPINVPKV from the coding sequence GTGAATAAACGTAGCGGCATTCTCGCCGCGGCGCTGGCTTTTGCCGTGCCGCTGGCCATTGCGGCGCCCGCCATGGCGCATCACAGCTTTGCGATGTTCGACCAGAAGAAGGTGATGACCCTGGTGGGCACGGTTACCGAGTTCCAGTGGACCAACCCGCACGCCTTCATCGAGATCGATGTGCCCAGTGGCGGCAAGGTCACGCATTGGAGCATCGAGCTCAACAGCCCGAACAATCTCAAGCGGCAGGGCTGGAGCCGTACCTCGCTCAAGACGGGCGACAAGATCACCCTGCGGATGAACCCGCTGCGGGACGGCAAGAAGGGCGGCCTGTTCCTCGATCTGAAGAAGGCTGACGGCAAGGTGCTGGATTCCGGCCTGCCGAAGGACGGCACGCCGATCAACGTGCCCAAGGTTTGA
- a CDS encoding DUF6152 family protein produces MKPALRLALAAALLAPASAAIAHHSYAMFDMNKTVPLEGTVVKFKWQNPHAFIEIDVPVKGQNERWAIEMTSPNNLTNEGWKRTTLKTGDKVTLKIHPLRNGSKGGSYVAVRKADGFTLGDWK; encoded by the coding sequence ATGAAACCCGCACTTCGTCTTGCGCTCGCGGCAGCACTCCTTGCTCCCGCCTCCGCCGCAATCGCCCACCATTCCTATGCCATGTTCGATATGAACAAGACCGTTCCGCTGGAAGGGACAGTGGTGAAGTTCAAATGGCAGAACCCGCACGCCTTCATCGAGATCGATGTGCCGGTCAAAGGCCAGAACGAACGTTGGGCTATCGAAATGACCAGCCCCAACAACCTCACCAATGAAGGCTGGAAGCGCACCACGCTGAAGACCGGCGACAAGGTGACGCTGAAGATCCACCCGCTGCGCAATGGCAGCAAGGGCGGTTCCTATGTCGCTGTCCGCAAGGCAGATGGCTTCACTCTGGGAGACTGGAAATGA